A genomic stretch from Chitinophaga agri includes:
- a CDS encoding DUF4421 domain-containing protein, protein MCFCVAVSAQEVSLFKRATKWLETENDSNYIEEHTKDITFRVFGSRKYNNYDIVDNSIVDGSITDNGIVNSSNSKEVLYRPNTPFNVGVGFNYRFLAINIAFNLPAINKETGEYGQTKMLDLQTHIYTRKLVVDFYGQIYKGYYIANTRKLISGGLGTNAGSNNVEMIRPDARNVNIGLNVQYVFNAKRFSYRAAYLQNDYQKKSAGSFLVGGEIFGVRMKGDSGLIPSYIQKTGFFNDENFYRTRILSAAANAGYAHTFVIKQHWFTTLSLSGSLGVNYTVMNRVANTDLRKAGLQYNNNVRISFGYNSSRYFAGIHYVYLTTRSQSPVPDTYQTMGAGNFRISLARRFTLKKQLF, encoded by the coding sequence ATGTGTTTTTGTGTAGCTGTTTCTGCACAGGAGGTTTCACTGTTTAAACGGGCTACCAAGTGGCTGGAAACAGAGAATGACTCCAATTACATTGAAGAGCACACAAAAGATATCACTTTCCGGGTATTCGGCTCCCGTAAGTACAACAACTATGATATTGTGGATAACTCTATTGTAGATGGTAGTATTACGGATAATGGCATCGTTAACTCCAGCAATTCGAAAGAAGTACTCTACAGACCCAATACACCCTTCAACGTCGGTGTGGGTTTCAACTACCGCTTCCTTGCTATAAACATCGCTTTCAACCTGCCTGCTATTAATAAAGAAACAGGTGAATATGGCCAGACGAAGATGCTCGACCTGCAGACGCATATCTATACGCGTAAGCTGGTGGTAGACTTTTACGGTCAGATCTATAAAGGCTATTACATCGCCAACACCAGGAAACTGATCAGCGGCGGTCTTGGGACGAATGCAGGTTCCAATAACGTGGAAATGATCCGTCCGGATGCCCGTAACGTCAACATCGGACTGAACGTCCAGTATGTCTTCAATGCGAAGCGTTTTTCCTACAGGGCGGCTTATCTGCAAAATGACTATCAGAAGAAGAGTGCGGGTTCCTTCCTCGTGGGTGGAGAGATCTTTGGTGTGCGCATGAAAGGCGACTCCGGTCTGATCCCTTCGTACATTCAGAAGACGGGCTTCTTTAATGATGAGAACTTTTACCGGACGCGTATCCTCAGCGCAGCTGCTAACGCCGGCTATGCACATACCTTCGTGATCAAACAGCACTGGTTCACCACCCTGTCGCTGAGTGGCAGCCTGGGTGTGAACTACACCGTAATGAACAGGGTTGCCAATACCGATCTGAGGAAAGCAGGACTCCAGTATAACAATAATGTACGTATCTCCTTCGGTTATAATTCCAGCCGGTATTTTGCCGGCATACACTATGTATACCTCACTACACGGAGTCAGTCTCCTGTGCCTGATACCTATCAGACAATGGGAGCGGGCAATTTCCGTATCAGCCTGGCCAGAAGATTTACATTAAAGAAACAGTTGTTCTGA
- a CDS encoding DUF4382 domain-containing protein → MPVLKQLAAGALLVSTTLFINACSKDDNQGKARIQVALTDDPGDFKAVYIDVQDVNVNYNDNDDNGWQTLAGFKKGRYNLLTLVNDKDTVLADAEILSGTIKEIRLVLGDNNWVVTNGGDSVKLQTPSGQSSGVKLKINMPVSGGILYKLLLDFDVAKSIHEAGNSGKYILKPVIRTILEAQGGSIQGVVLPAILPSSVLLLSGTDTVASTYSGLGGGYMLKGVAAGTYSLHYISVDPTLQPAVKQNVTVETGKVTKIDTLTLVR, encoded by the coding sequence ATGCCTGTATTAAAACAGCTGGCAGCAGGAGCGCTGCTTGTAAGCACCACGTTATTCATCAATGCCTGCTCAAAAGACGACAATCAGGGCAAAGCACGTATACAGGTCGCACTGACCGACGATCCGGGAGATTTTAAGGCCGTTTACATCGATGTACAGGATGTCAATGTCAATTACAATGACAACGACGATAACGGCTGGCAGACATTAGCCGGTTTCAAAAAGGGTCGTTATAATCTGCTCACGCTTGTAAATGACAAAGACACGGTACTGGCTGACGCAGAGATCCTATCTGGTACGATCAAGGAGATCAGACTTGTACTGGGCGATAATAACTGGGTGGTAACTAACGGTGGCGACTCTGTTAAATTACAGACACCCAGCGGACAGTCTTCCGGTGTGAAACTGAAGATCAATATGCCGGTATCTGGTGGTATTCTGTATAAATTGCTGCTTGATTTCGATGTGGCTAAGTCTATACACGAAGCTGGTAATTCGGGTAAATATATCCTGAAGCCAGTGATCAGAACTATACTGGAAGCGCAGGGTGGTAGCATCCAGGGGGTAGTACTGCCGGCAATATTGCCATCATCTGTACTGTTACTGAGTGGTACTGACACGGTTGCCAGCACTTATTCAGGCCTGGGTGGCGGTTATATGCTGAAAGGCGTTGCAGCAGGCACCTATTCCCTGCACTACATCTCTGTAGATCCTACACTGCAACCTGCTGTAAAACAGAATGTAACAGTGGAAACGGGTAAGGTAACCAAGATAGATACACTGACACTGGTACGCTAA
- a CDS encoding NAD-dependent epimerase/dehydratase family protein, which yields MKKDKILVIGACGQIGVELTLALRKMYGDANVIASDLREEHELLKGSGPYVSLDVMNKEMLHVLVIRHNITQIYLLAAILSATGEKNPLLAWHINMASLLNVLDIAKEENIDKVYWPSSIAVFGPNSPKEETPQHTIIEPTTIYGISKFAGERWCEYYNHRYGVDVRSLRYPGLISYKSAPGGGTTDYAVEIFHEALEEKKYTCFLKEDTYLPMMYMPDAIRATIELMEAEKDKIKIRSSYNLGGMSFSPKEISAEIKKHIPEFTISYEPDYRQQIADGWPASMDDSLARQDWGWKPEFSLENMTTDMLKNLQK from the coding sequence ATGAAGAAAGATAAAATACTGGTAATCGGTGCCTGCGGGCAGATTGGTGTTGAACTTACACTGGCATTAAGGAAGATGTACGGAGACGCGAATGTGATCGCATCCGACCTTCGTGAAGAACACGAGCTGCTGAAAGGTTCAGGTCCGTATGTGTCACTGGATGTCATGAACAAAGAGATGCTCCACGTACTGGTTATCCGTCACAATATTACGCAGATCTACCTGCTGGCTGCGATCCTTTCTGCTACCGGTGAAAAGAACCCGCTGCTGGCATGGCATATCAACATGGCAAGCCTGCTGAACGTACTGGATATTGCGAAAGAAGAGAATATCGATAAGGTATACTGGCCAAGTTCTATCGCTGTATTCGGACCTAATTCTCCGAAAGAAGAAACGCCTCAGCACACGATCATTGAGCCGACCACCATCTATGGTATCAGCAAATTTGCGGGTGAACGTTGGTGCGAATACTACAACCACCGTTATGGCGTAGATGTACGCAGTCTGCGCTACCCGGGTCTGATCAGCTATAAGTCAGCGCCAGGTGGTGGTACAACTGATTACGCTGTAGAGATCTTCCATGAAGCCCTCGAAGAAAAGAAATATACCTGCTTCCTGAAAGAAGATACCTATCTGCCAATGATGTACATGCCGGATGCGATCCGTGCTACCATTGAGCTGATGGAAGCAGAAAAAGATAAAATAAAGATCCGTTCTTCCTATAACCTCGGCGGTATGAGCTTCTCTCCTAAAGAGATCTCTGCTGAGATCAAAAAGCATATTCCTGAATTTACCATCAGCTATGAACCAGACTATCGTCAGCAGATCGCTGATGGCTGGCCTGCAAGCATGGATGACAGCCTGGCCCGTCAGGACTGGGGATGGAAGCCAGAATTCTCCCTGGAGAATATGACTACGGATATGCTGAAGAACCTGCAGAAATAA
- a CDS encoding PspC domain-containing protein yields the protein MNRLKDYVEWQAFGVCTAIGNKLGIATSRIRLFFIYTSFLTMGSPIIVYMIMAFWVNMKNYILNARRNPLRYL from the coding sequence ATGAATAGACTTAAAGATTACGTGGAATGGCAGGCCTTCGGGGTTTGTACCGCTATCGGCAATAAGCTGGGTATAGCAACCTCACGTATCCGCCTGTTTTTTATCTATACCTCGTTCCTGACGATGGGTTCCCCAATTATTGTTTACATGATCATGGCTTTCTGGGTGAATATGAAAAATTACATCCTTAACGCCCGCAGAAACCCCCTCAGGTATTTATAG
- a CDS encoding HD domain-containing protein has product MYTETLQNLWQQLLEPYTKEQSLIDESFEQIVAQYSQPHRHYHTLHHVYTLLQLLLEHSDLIADNENFLLAIYFHDAVYDVKAADNEERSAMAAAEFLFQTTYPAADIEGVMQLIRATKTHENPGNNPDIDYFLDFDLSILSAPADTYNAYAQQIRAEYSIYEDEVYHAGRKKVLQHFLDLPSIYKTDLFRDKREAIARQNITAELQSLS; this is encoded by the coding sequence ATGTACACGGAAACTTTACAAAACCTCTGGCAGCAGCTGCTGGAACCATATACCAAAGAGCAGTCACTGATAGACGAAAGCTTTGAACAGATCGTCGCTCAGTACAGCCAGCCGCACCGGCACTACCACACCCTGCATCATGTCTACACGCTGCTGCAACTGCTGCTGGAGCATAGCGACCTCATTGCTGACAATGAAAACTTCCTGCTGGCCATTTACTTCCATGATGCGGTCTATGATGTAAAAGCGGCTGATAATGAAGAAAGAAGCGCGATGGCTGCCGCAGAGTTCCTTTTCCAGACCACTTACCCTGCTGCGGACATTGAAGGCGTTATGCAACTGATAAGGGCCACTAAAACACATGAGAACCCCGGTAATAATCCAGACATAGATTACTTCCTGGATTTTGACCTTTCCATATTAAGCGCGCCTGCTGATACCTACAATGCATATGCACAGCAAATAAGAGCGGAATACAGCATTTATGAGGATGAGGTCTATCATGCAGGCAGAAAGAAAGTATTGCAGCATTTCCTGGACCTGCCCTCTATCTACAAAACTGACCTGTTCAGGGATAAACGCGAAGCGATCGCCCGTCAGAATATCACGGCCGAACTACAATCGTTGTCATAA
- a CDS encoding aconitate hydratase, producing the protein MVFDIEMIKKVYAALPGKVEATRKMLGRPLTLSEKILYAHLFAPTTNSFERGKSYVEFAPDRVAMQDATAQMALLQFMTCGRDKVAVPSTVHCDHLIQAKTGAAEDLATAVDTNKEVYDFLASISNKYGIGFWKPGAGIIHQVVLENYAFPGGLMIGTDSHTPNAGGLGMLAIGVGGADAVDVMAGLPWELKMPKLIGVKLTGKLSGWSSPKDIILKVAGVLTVKGGTGCIVEYFGEGADNLSATGKGTICNMGAEIGATCSVFAYDSKIAGYLQATSRAEIATLADGIKEHLRPDAEVYADPSKYYDQVIEINLSELEPHVNGPFTPDLAWPISKFAQAVKENNWPEKLEVALIGSCTNSSYEDISRAASLAKQAVDKNLDVKAEYTITPGSELVRYTIERDGLLNTFDQIGGVVLANACGPCIGQWARHIDDPNRKNSIITSFNRNFAKRNDGLAATHAFVASPEIVTAFAIAGDLTFNPLTDKLKTRDGKEVMLDEPTGFELPTKGFAVDDPGYQAPAADGSSVQVIVSPTSDRLQLLAPFAPWEGTDLKGLQLLIKAKGKCTTDHISMAGPWLKYRGHLDNISNNMLIGALNAFNDKTDTVKNQLTGEYAGVPVVQRAYKAANIGSVVVGDENYGEGSSREHAAMEPRHLGVRAILVKSFARIHETNLKKQGMLGLTFANKEDYDKIQEDDTFDILGLTTFAPGKQLTVVANHKDGSKDEIPVNHTYNEQQIEWFKAGGALNVIRAQFAKKA; encoded by the coding sequence ATGGTGTTTGATATCGAAATGATTAAAAAAGTGTATGCGGCACTGCCGGGTAAGGTGGAAGCTACCCGTAAAATGCTGGGTCGCCCGCTGACACTTTCTGAAAAGATTTTATATGCTCACTTATTTGCGCCAACCACTAACTCGTTCGAGCGTGGAAAGTCTTATGTGGAGTTTGCGCCCGATCGTGTAGCGATGCAGGACGCTACTGCACAGATGGCACTGTTGCAGTTCATGACCTGTGGTCGTGATAAGGTAGCTGTTCCTTCTACCGTACACTGTGATCACCTTATTCAGGCTAAAACAGGCGCTGCGGAAGACCTGGCCACTGCTGTGGATACCAACAAAGAAGTATACGACTTCCTGGCTTCAATTTCTAACAAATATGGCATCGGTTTCTGGAAACCAGGTGCGGGTATCATTCACCAGGTTGTACTGGAAAACTATGCTTTTCCGGGCGGTCTGATGATCGGTACCGACTCTCACACCCCTAACGCGGGTGGGTTAGGTATGCTCGCTATCGGTGTAGGTGGTGCGGATGCCGTTGACGTGATGGCAGGCCTTCCTTGGGAACTGAAAATGCCTAAACTGATCGGTGTCAAGCTGACGGGTAAACTGAGCGGCTGGTCCTCTCCTAAAGATATCATTCTGAAAGTTGCAGGCGTACTGACTGTGAAAGGCGGTACGGGTTGCATCGTTGAATATTTCGGTGAAGGTGCTGATAACCTCAGCGCTACCGGTAAAGGTACTATCTGTAACATGGGTGCGGAAATAGGTGCTACCTGCTCCGTATTCGCCTATGACAGCAAAATAGCTGGCTACCTGCAGGCGACCAGCCGCGCAGAAATCGCTACACTGGCTGATGGTATAAAAGAACACCTGCGCCCGGATGCTGAAGTATATGCTGATCCTTCCAAATACTACGACCAGGTGATCGAAATCAACCTGAGCGAACTGGAGCCGCATGTAAATGGTCCGTTCACACCGGATCTGGCATGGCCTATCTCCAAATTTGCACAGGCTGTGAAAGAAAATAACTGGCCTGAGAAACTGGAAGTAGCCCTGATCGGCTCCTGTACCAACTCTTCTTACGAAGACATCTCCCGTGCTGCTTCACTGGCGAAACAGGCGGTTGACAAAAACCTCGACGTAAAAGCAGAATATACTATCACCCCAGGTTCTGAACTGGTACGTTACACCATCGAAAGAGATGGACTGTTGAACACCTTCGACCAGATCGGTGGTGTTGTGCTGGCAAATGCCTGCGGTCCGTGTATTGGTCAGTGGGCCCGTCACATCGACGATCCTAACCGTAAAAACTCCATCATCACTTCCTTCAACCGTAACTTCGCGAAGAGAAATGATGGTCTGGCTGCTACACATGCCTTCGTGGCCTCTCCTGAGATCGTTACGGCTTTTGCTATCGCCGGCGATCTGACCTTCAACCCGCTGACCGACAAGCTGAAAACCAGAGATGGTAAGGAAGTAATGCTGGACGAACCAACCGGTTTTGAACTGCCAACCAAAGGTTTCGCTGTAGATGATCCGGGTTACCAGGCGCCTGCTGCAGATGGTAGCAGTGTACAGGTGATCGTATCTCCAACCAGCGACCGCCTGCAACTGCTGGCACCATTCGCTCCATGGGAAGGTACCGATCTGAAAGGACTGCAACTGCTGATCAAGGCAAAAGGTAAATGTACCACTGACCACATCTCTATGGCGGGTCCATGGTTAAAATACCGTGGTCACCTTGATAACATCTCCAATAACATGCTGATCGGTGCATTGAATGCATTCAATGATAAAACTGATACTGTTAAGAACCAGCTGACCGGCGAATATGCAGGTGTACCAGTGGTACAGCGTGCTTATAAAGCAGCTAATATCGGTTCAGTGGTAGTAGGTGATGAAAACTATGGTGAAGGTTCCAGCCGTGAACACGCAGCCATGGAACCACGTCACCTGGGCGTTCGTGCTATCCTGGTGAAATCTTTCGCCCGTATCCACGAAACAAACCTGAAAAAACAGGGTATGCTCGGACTGACCTTTGCTAACAAGGAAGATTACGACAAGATCCAGGAAGACGATACATTCGACATCCTTGGTCTGACCACCTTCGCTCCTGGTAAACAGCTGACTGTTGTGGCTAACCACAAAGATGGCAGCAAGGACGAAATTCCGGTAAACCACACTTACAATGAACAACAGATCGAGTGGTTCAAAGCTGGTGGTGCACTGAATGTGATCCGTGCCCAGTTCGCTAAAAAAGCATAA
- the purU gene encoding formyltetrahydrofolate deformylase, giving the protein MQTDITGRLLICCPDRPGIVARVSQFLFTYGANILDASQHSTDPKEGVFFMRMVFHLENTAVTIAELEKQFQETVATPLQMDWKINYTNHRKKMAIMVSRYDHCLMELLWRWRSGELAVDIPLVISNHEDLRQLTKVFGIPFHYLPVDADNKAEKEKQAIQLIQDANADFIVLARYMQILSPSFVSTFPGKIINIHHSFLPAFAGANPYKNAYTRGVKLIGATAHYVTDDLDEGPIIDQDVARVSHRHAVNDLVMLGRDIERQVLIRGVVAHVEDRVIIHGNKTIVF; this is encoded by the coding sequence ATGCAGACCGATATTACCGGCAGGTTACTGATCTGCTGTCCGGACCGGCCCGGTATAGTAGCCAGGGTGTCACAGTTCCTGTTTACCTATGGTGCAAACATTCTTGATGCCAGCCAGCACAGCACTGATCCGAAAGAAGGGGTCTTTTTTATGCGCATGGTATTTCACCTGGAAAATACAGCCGTTACCATTGCAGAACTGGAAAAACAGTTCCAGGAAACCGTAGCAACACCGCTGCAGATGGACTGGAAAATTAATTATACAAATCACCGGAAGAAGATGGCCATCATGGTGTCGCGCTACGACCATTGCCTGATGGAGTTGTTATGGCGCTGGCGTAGCGGGGAATTAGCTGTGGATATTCCGCTGGTGATCTCCAATCATGAAGACCTGCGACAACTGACAAAAGTATTCGGTATTCCTTTTCATTATCTGCCGGTAGATGCGGATAATAAGGCAGAAAAAGAAAAACAGGCCATACAACTGATACAGGATGCAAACGCCGACTTTATTGTACTGGCGCGTTACATGCAGATCCTCTCTCCTTCGTTTGTCAGCACATTCCCCGGAAAGATCATCAATATTCATCATTCATTCCTGCCTGCATTTGCAGGGGCCAATCCATATAAGAACGCTTATACACGCGGCGTAAAACTGATCGGTGCTACCGCTCACTATGTAACTGACGACCTGGACGAAGGACCGATCATTGACCAGGACGTAGCCAGAGTGAGTCACCGGCATGCCGTGAATGATCTTGTGATGCTGGGAAGGGATATAGAACGGCAGGTGCTGATAAGAGGTGTAGTGGCACATGTGGAAGACAGGGTGATCATCCACGGCAATAAAACCATCGTATTTTAA
- a CDS encoding nuclear transport factor 2 family protein, protein MEIKELALQLEHSRANAQATNDVQTLSALLSEDLYYGHSTGQGDSKSAYLSKVTARIFQYEEVTPHIVNVSTIGEDGLMIQGTVAIRGMINGNYKDMHSAYLAVWRREGAHWRMLGHQTALIS, encoded by the coding sequence ATGGAAATAAAGGAACTCGCTTTGCAACTCGAACATAGCAGGGCAAATGCGCAGGCCACCAACGATGTACAGACATTGTCAGCACTGCTGTCTGAAGACCTGTATTACGGGCATTCAACAGGACAGGGGGATAGCAAGTCTGCTTATCTCAGTAAGGTAACGGCCAGGATCTTTCAATACGAGGAGGTCACACCGCATATAGTGAATGTGTCCACTATCGGAGAGGATGGTTTAATGATACAGGGCACAGTAGCCATCAGGGGGATGATCAATGGTAACTATAAAGACATGCATTCCGCTTACCTGGCTGTGTGGCGCAGGGAAGGAGCGCACTGGCGGATGCTGGGCCATCAGACCGCCCTGATCAGCTAA
- a CDS encoding sulfate adenylyltransferase subunit 1, whose amino-acid sequence MEVLRITTSGSVDDGKSTLIGRLLYDTHSIPQDKMEALDAASKRKGLDFTDLSLLTDGLVAEREQGITIDVAHIYFSTPSRKYIIADTPGHIEYTRNMVTGASNAQVSLILIDARKGIVEQTYRHFFIACLLRIPYLVVCVNKMDLVEYSEARFNQIVEDFQQLVANATFQAPGIKFIPISSLYGENLATRSEKISWYSGESLLEYLEQITFDHADSSHPARFKVQSVIRPKTEAYHDFRGFAGKVVSGHFNVGDEIISLPSQQKSRIKTIEQFETQLTTAEARQSVVITLEDEIDTSRGSMLSKPENAPELLKDITAQVCWMDQTKLVPGKTYLLQHGINRVKAKVQQIIHVIDVTSNAILEDRKELGLNDIGKITLKTAQPIFADRYEANPANGAFILIDEMSNSTVAVGFVA is encoded by the coding sequence ATGGAGGTTTTACGTATAACCACTTCCGGCAGTGTAGATGATGGTAAAAGCACCCTGATCGGCAGATTGCTGTATGATACTCATTCCATTCCACAGGATAAAATGGAAGCACTGGATGCTGCCAGCAAACGTAAGGGACTTGACTTCACCGACCTGTCCCTGCTGACAGATGGTCTCGTCGCTGAACGTGAACAGGGTATTACGATTGACGTAGCACATATCTACTTCTCGACTCCTTCCCGTAAATATATCATCGCTGATACGCCGGGTCACATCGAGTATACACGTAACATGGTAACAGGTGCCTCCAACGCACAGGTATCCCTGATACTGATCGATGCCCGTAAAGGTATTGTCGAGCAAACCTACCGCCACTTCTTCATCGCCTGCCTGCTGCGTATTCCGTACCTGGTAGTGTGTGTAAATAAGATGGACCTGGTAGAATACAGTGAAGCGCGCTTTAATCAGATCGTGGAAGACTTCCAGCAACTGGTGGCCAACGCTACTTTCCAGGCGCCGGGTATCAAGTTCATTCCGATCTCTTCTCTCTATGGAGAAAATCTCGCTACACGCTCAGAAAAGATCAGCTGGTACTCCGGTGAATCTCTTCTGGAATACCTGGAGCAGATCACTTTTGATCATGCAGACAGCAGCCACCCTGCACGTTTCAAGGTACAGTCTGTGATCCGTCCGAAAACAGAAGCCTATCACGACTTTCGCGGTTTCGCCGGTAAAGTGGTGAGTGGTCATTTTAACGTGGGTGATGAGATCATTTCTCTGCCTTCACAGCAGAAGAGCCGTATCAAAACAATCGAGCAGTTCGAGACACAACTCACCACCGCAGAAGCACGCCAGAGCGTCGTCATTACACTGGAAGATGAAATTGATACCAGCCGTGGCAGCATGCTGTCTAAGCCGGAGAATGCGCCTGAATTGCTGAAAGACATTACAGCGCAGGTATGCTGGATGGACCAGACCAAACTGGTGCCAGGTAAGACATATCTGTTACAGCATGGCATCAACCGTGTGAAAGCGAAAGTACAGCAGATCATCCATGTGATCGATGTAACTTCCAATGCGATCCTGGAAGACAGGAAAGAGCTGGGACTGAACGATATTGGTAAAATAACGCTGAAGACAGCGCAACCGATCTTTGCAGACCGCTATGAGGCCAATCCTGCAAACGGTGCATTTATTCTGATAGATGAAATGAGCAATTCAACTGTTGCAGTTGGATTTGTAGCATAA
- a CDS encoding metallophosphoesterase family protein → MKKIGLMSDTHSYLHPDVFKYFDQVDEIWHAGDIGNVELADKLEAFKPFRAVYGNVDGADLRVRYPLNLHFELEQVKVFMTHIGGYPGKYAPGVREALREHKPALFICGHSHILKVMPDPAYHLLHMNPGACGIQGWHKVKTLLRFELSAGKISNLEVIELPK, encoded by the coding sequence ATGAAGAAGATAGGTTTGATGTCAGATACCCATAGTTACCTGCATCCGGATGTATTTAAATATTTCGATCAGGTAGATGAGATCTGGCACGCAGGGGACATTGGTAATGTGGAACTGGCGGATAAACTGGAGGCTTTCAAGCCTTTTCGTGCGGTATACGGCAATGTCGATGGCGCGGACCTGCGGGTGCGCTATCCGCTGAACCTGCACTTTGAGCTGGAGCAGGTAAAGGTATTTATGACCCATATTGGGGGATATCCGGGTAAATATGCCCCCGGTGTCAGAGAAGCGCTAAGAGAGCACAAACCTGCGCTATTTATTTGTGGTCATTCTCACATATTAAAAGTAATGCCGGACCCGGCTTATCACTTATTGCATATGAATCCGGGCGCCTGCGGTATACAGGGATGGCATAAGGTCAAAACTTTGTTGCGGTTTGAGTTGTCAGCAGGAAAGATCAGTAACCTCGAGGTGATTGAGCTGCCTAAGTGA
- the kdsA gene encoding 3-deoxy-8-phosphooctulonate synthase encodes MSATTHLKSLFKDQYNPDNFFLIAGPCVVEDEALLMHVAEKVSGICKRLNIPYIFKASYRKANRTSINSFSGVGDVEGLDLLQKVKETFDLPVTTDIHSAAEAAMAAAYVDILQIPAFLCRQTDILIAAAETGKVVNVKKGQFVSGEAMKFAVEKVKNAGNEKVWLTERGTTFGYQDLVVDYRNIPIMREHGVPVIMDCTHSLQQPNQTSGVTGGNPKLISTIAKAAIATGADGLFIETHPDPACAKSDGANMLHLDLLEGLLEDLVRIREVVR; translated from the coding sequence ATGTCAGCAACAACACATTTGAAATCCCTTTTTAAGGATCAGTACAATCCTGACAATTTTTTCCTGATCGCCGGCCCCTGTGTAGTAGAGGATGAAGCGCTGCTGATGCATGTAGCTGAAAAGGTATCAGGGATCTGCAAGAGACTGAATATTCCATATATTTTTAAGGCGTCTTATCGTAAGGCTAACCGTACCAGTATCAATTCCTTCAGTGGTGTTGGTGATGTGGAGGGACTGGATTTACTGCAAAAAGTAAAGGAAACATTTGATCTGCCTGTCACAACGGATATACACTCTGCTGCGGAAGCCGCTATGGCCGCTGCCTATGTAGATATATTACAGATACCCGCATTTCTCTGCCGCCAGACGGATATCCTGATCGCTGCCGCAGAAACCGGCAAAGTAGTGAATGTAAAGAAAGGCCAGTTTGTAAGTGGTGAGGCGATGAAGTTTGCCGTTGAAAAAGTGAAAAATGCAGGTAACGAAAAAGTGTGGTTAACAGAGCGTGGTACAACGTTCGGTTATCAGGACCTGGTCGTTGACTACCGTAATATTCCGATCATGCGTGAACATGGTGTACCTGTTATCATGGATTGTACACACTCCCTGCAACAGCCCAACCAGACCAGCGGCGTAACTGGTGGTAATCCAAAACTGATCAGCACTATCGCTAAAGCAGCTATTGCTACCGGCGCGGATGGTCTGTTTATCGAAACACACCCTGACCCTGCCTGTGCGAAGTCAGATGGCGCTAATATGCTGCATCTTGACCTGCTGGAAGGATTACTGGAAGACCTGGTAAGGATCCGTGAGGTAGTGAGATAA